One window of the Salvia miltiorrhiza cultivar Shanhuang (shh) chromosome 6, IMPLAD_Smil_shh, whole genome shotgun sequence genome contains the following:
- the LOC130987735 gene encoding protein DETOXIFICATION 24-like, protein MEAMDGNLQENLLNPRAESDVDLKEEIIQESKKIWRVALPSIISRVTSFGSLVVTQSFIGHINSTDLAGYALVQTLTVRFVNGIVIGMSSATETLCGQAYGAKQHHMMGVFLQRSWLVDLATLTLLLPVFVSAAPIFRAVGEEPAIAASAGYISLWFIPFLYSIVFAATIQMFLQAQQRNAVVAWLSAAQLAVHVPVSWVLVSVMGFGVGGAMCALCVSAWVVVAGEFVYVFGGWCEESWRGFTMAAFHDILPVVKLSISSGIMVCLELWYYAILVLLAGYMKNARVAISAFSICLNVGAWEFMICLGMMGAAIVRVANELGRGDAAATRFAIKVVMATSVAIGAVFWILCLIFGRKLGYLFTGDEEVALAVADLSLLLAFSILLNGIYPVLSGVAVGAGLQGRVAIINLVCFYAIGLPIGAVLGYVIHLQAKGIWIGMMSGIVTQTVALSYMIWKINWDQEVLIASARLRRWYLKSGEENQQQICDHS, encoded by the exons ATGGAG GCCATGGATGGAAACTTGCAAGAGAATCTGCTGAATCCAAGAGCAGAATCAGACGTGGATTTGAAGGAAGAAATCATTCAAGAATCGAAGAAAATATGGCGAGTGGCATTGCCTAGCATTATCTCAAGAGTCACTTCATTTGGGAGCCTCGTTGTCACGCAATCTTTCATCGGACACATCAACTCCACCGATCTTGCCGGTTATGCTCTTGTCCAAACCCTAACCGTCCGATTCGTCAACGGAATAGTG ATCGGGATGTCGAGCGCGACGGAAACCCTATGCGGGCAAGCCTACGGCGCGAAGCAGCACCACATGATGGGCGTGTTCCTGCAACGCTCGTGGCTCGTGGATCTCGCGACACTGACCCTGCTCCTCCCCGTCTTCGTCTCGGCGGCGCCCATTTTCCGGGCGGTGGGGGAGGAGCCCGCCATCGCGGCTTCGGCGGGGTACATCTCCCTGTGGTTCATCCCGTTCCTCTACAGCATCGTCTTCGCCGCCACCATCCAGATGTTCCTGCAGGCGCAGCAGCGGAACGCCGTGGTGGCGTGGCTGTCGGCGGCGCAGCTGGCGGTGCACGTGCCGGTGTCGTGGGTGCTGGTGAGCGTGATGGGGTTCGGGGTGGGCGGCGCGATGTGTGCGCTGTGTGTGTCGGCGTGGGTGGTGGTGGCGGGGGAGTTCGTCTACGTGTTTGGAGGCTGGTGCGAGGAGTCGTGGAGAGGATTCACCATGGCTGCGTTTCACGACATTCTTCCCGTCGTCAAGCTCTCTATCTCATCCGGCATCATGGTCtg TTTGGAGCTATGGTACTACGCCATTCTGGTCTTGCTAGCCGGCTACATGAAAAACGCCAGAGTTGCAATCTCTGCCTTCTCTATATG CCTGAACGTGGGCGCGTGGGAGTTCATGATCTGCCTGGGCATGATGGGTGCTGCAAT TGTGAGGGTGGCGAACGAGCTCGGCAGAGGCGACGCGGCCGCAACGAGGTTCGCCATCAAGGTGGTGATGGCCACATCGGTGGCGATAGGGGCGGTTTTCTGGATCCTCTGCTTGATTTTTGGCCGGAAACTCGGCTACTTGTTCACCGGTGACGAGGAGGTTGCACTGGCCGTTGCCGACCTCTCTCTTCTGCTTGCCTTCTCCATCTTGCTCAACGGCATATATCCTGTGCTTTCAG GTGTTGCAGTTGGAGCAGGGCTGCAGGGCAGAGTTGCGATTATCAATTTAGTTTGTTTTTATGCTATTGGATTGCCTATTGGAGCTGTGCTTGGATATGTCATTCATCTCCAAGCAAAG GGGATATGGATTGGAATGATGAGTGGCATCGTCACGCAAACTGTCGCACTTAGTTACATGATCTGGAAAATAAATTGGGATCAAGAg GTTTTGATAGCTTCGGCGCGTCTCAGGAGATGGTACTTAAAATCTGGGGAAGAAAATCAACAACAGATTTGTGATCATTCTTAG
- the LOC130987738 gene encoding protein DETOXIFICATION 21-like: protein MEGEIHEKQESLKKKIWDENKKMWIVSGPAILSRVSTFGVHVVSQAFIGHFSSSELAAYALVFTILFRFYLGTLMGVNGGLGTLCGQAYGAKQYHKLGTYLQQQWLILLVITALLSPLFVFAAPILKALGQDEHIAEGARTLALWFIPVIFLYAICYSCNTYLQAQSKNFILSCFAVLSFLQHILVSWLLAVKFEFGVGGVMVSTVLAYLVPNVGQLAYIMCGGCRETWRGFTTACFEDLGLIIKLSFSSGVMICLEFCYTTVLILLTGNMGDAEVTVDALSICLNISGWALMISFGFLASASVRVSNELGRRDAKAAKLAIVVSVLTSFVIGLVLFTLFLVFKESAAYMFTKSPAVAKAVARLSPLLAVTILLGGLQPALSGVASGAGRQGVVAYVNLGSYYLIGVPLGVVLGHVFDLQVKGVWIGMIIGIVFQTCVLIIMTCTTNWDEQVALAQIRINKRSSTTDQTNDDVTT from the exons ATGGAAGGCGAGATCCACGAGAAACAGGAGAGTCTGAAGAAGAAGATATGGGATGAGAACAAGAAAATGTGGATTGTTTCTGGCCCAGCCATCTTGAGCCGAGTCTCGACATTTGGTGTTCATGTCGTCAGCCAAGCGTTCATAGGCCATTTCAGCTCCTCAGAGCTCGCTGCCTATGCCCTCGTCTTCACTATCCTCTTCAGATTCTACCTTGGCACACTG ATGGGCGTAAATGGTGGGCTGGGAACGCTCTGTGGCCAAGCATACGGCGCCAAGCAGTATCACAAACTAGGCACATATCTGCAGCAGCAGTGGCTTATTCTGCTCGTGATCACAGCTCTCTTATCGCCTCTGTTTGTCTTCGCTGCTCCTATTTTGAAAGCTTTAGGCCAGGATGAACATATCGCTGAAGGGGCCCGGACCCTCGCCCTCTGGTTCATCCCCGTGATTTTTCTCTATGCCATTTGCTATAGCTGCAACACGTATCTGCAGGCACAGAGCAAGAACTTCATTCTCTCGTGTTTTGCAGTTCTTTCCTTCTTGCAGCACATCCTCGTCTCGTGGCTTCTAGCTGTGAAGTTCGAGTTTGGTGTTGGTGGTGTCATGGTGTCTACTGTGCTGGCCTATTTGGTCCCGAATGTAGGCCAGCTCGCGTACATCATGTGTGGAGGGTGCCGGGAGACGTGGAGAGGCTTCACAACCGCGTGTTTTGAGGATCTCGGGCTCATCATCAAGCTCTCTTTCTCCTCTGGAGTGATGATCTG CCTTGAATTCTGTTACACTACTGTGCTGATTCTCTTAACTGGCAACATGGGAGATGCTGAAGTCACAGTTGATGCTCTTTCTATCTG CCTAAACATCAGTGGGTGGGCTCTTATGATCTCCTTCGGTTTCTTGGCTTCAGCAAG CGTTCGCGTCTCTAACGAGCTTGGCCGGAGGGACGCGAAAGCTGCAAAGCTCGCGATTGTGGTGTCCGTGCTGACATCTTTCGTCATTGGATTGGTGTTGTTTACGTTGTTTCTCGTGTTCAAGGAGAGCGCGGCTTACATGTTCACGAAGAGCCCGGCTGTGGCCAAGGCCGTTGCTCGCCTCTCGCCTCTCCTTGCCGTCACCATTCTCCTCGGTGGACTCCAACCAGCCCTTTCCG GCGTTGCGAGCGGGGCCGGACGACAAGGCGTGGTGGCTTATGTGAATCTTGGCTCGTATTACTTGATTGGAGTTCCTTTAGGAGTTGTTCTTGGTCATGTCTTCGATTTGCAAGTTAAA GGTGTTTGGATCGGGATGATAATAGGAATCGTGTTCCAAACTTGTGTGCTGATTATCATGACTTGCACGACTAACTGGGATGAACAG GTAGCTCTTGCTCAGATACGAATCAACAAGCGGAGCTCTACGACAGACCAAACAAATGATGACGTCACGACTTAA
- the LOC130987737 gene encoding protein DETOXIFICATION 21-like, which translates to MEGEIHEKLLLEAKNKETLMKKIWEENKQMWIVSGPAILIRCSTFGVHVVSQAFIGQFSSSVLAAYALVFTVLFRFYLGILMGINGGLGTLCGQAYGAKQYHKLGIYLQQQWLILFVITALLSPLFVFAAPILKALGQDEHIAEGAGSLALWFIPMIFLYAVCFSCNTYLQAQSKNFILSCFAVLSFLQHIFVSWLLAIRFEFGVGGVMVSTVLAYLVPNVGQLAYIMCGGCRETWRGFTTACFKDLGLTVKLSISSGVMICLEFCYTTVLILLTGNMGNAEVTVDALSICLNISGWALMISFGFLASASVRVSNELGRRDAKAAKLAIVVSVLTSFVIGLVLFTFFLVFKESSAYMFTQSPDVAKAVARLSPLLAFTILLNGLQPALSGVASGAGRQGFVAYVNLGSYYLIGVPLGVVLGYVFDFQVEGVWIGMIIGIVFQTCVLIIMTCTTNWDEQVALAQIRINKRSSTTDQTNDDIAT; encoded by the exons ATGGAAGGCGAGATCCACGAGAAGCTGCTTTTAGAAGCTAAAAACAAGGAGACTCTGATGAAGAAGATATGGGAAGAGAACAAGCAAATGTGGATTGTTTCTGGCCCGGCCATCTTGATCCGATGCTCGACATTTGGTGTTCATGTCGTCAGCCAAGCGTTTATAGGCCAGTTCAGCTCCTCAGTGCTCGCTGCCTATGCCCTCGTCTTCACTGTCCTCTTCAGATTCTACCTTGGCATATTG ATGGGCATAAATGGCGGGCTGGGAACGCTCTGTGGCCAAGCATACGGTGCCAAGCAGTATCACAAACTAGGCATATATCTTCAGCAGCAGTGGCTTATTCTGTTCGTGATCACAGCTCTCTTATCGCCTCTGTTTGTTTTCGCTGCTCCTATTTTAAAAGCTTTAGGCCAGGATGAACATATTGCCGAAGGGGCCGGGAGTCTCGCCCTCTGGTTCATTCCCATGATTTTTCTCTATGCCGTTTGCTTTAGCTGCAACACGTATCTGCAGGCACAGAGCAAGAACTTCATTCTTTCGTGCTTTGCAGTTCTTTCCTTCTTGCAGCATATCTTCGTCTCGTGGCTTCTAGCTATTAGGTTCGAGTTTGGTGTTGGTGGCGTCATGGTGTCTACTGTGCTGGCCTATTTGGTCCCGAATGTGGGCCAGCTCGCGTACATCATGTGTGGAGGGTGCCGGGAGACGTGGAGAGGCTTCACAACCGCGTGTTTTAAGGATCTCGGGCTCACCGTCAAGCTCTCCATTTCCTCTGGAGTGATGATCTG CCTTGAATTCTGTTACACTACTGTGCTAATTCTCTTAACTGGCAACATGGGAAATGCTGAAGTCACAGTTGATGCTCTTTCTATCTG CCTAAACATCAGTGGTTGGGCTCTTATGATCTCCTTCGGTTTCTTGGCTTCAGCAAG CGTTCGCGTCTCTAACGAGCTTGGCCGGAGGGACGCGAAAGCTGCAAAGCTCGCGATTGTGGTGTCCGTGCTGACATCTTTCGTCATTGGATTGGTGTTGTTTACGTTCTTTCTCGTGTTTAAGGAGAGCTCGGCTTACATGTTCACGCAGAGCCCGGATGTGGCCAAGGCCGTTGCTCGTCTCTCGCCTCTCCTCGCCTTCACCATTCTCCTCAATGGACTCCAACCAGCACTTTCCG GCGTTGCGAGCGGGGCCGGACGACAGGGCTTTGTGGCGTATGTGAACCTTGGCTCGTATTACTTGATTGGAGTTCCTTTAGGAGTTGTTCTTGGTTATGTCTTCGATTTTCAAGTTGAG GGTGTTTGGATTGGGATGATAATAGGAATTGTGTTCCAAACTTGTGTGTTGATTATCATGACTTGCACGACTAATTGGGATGAACAG GTAGCTCTTGCTCAGATACGAATCAACAAGCGGAGCTCTACGACAGACCAAACAAATGATGACATTGCAACTTAA